In the uncultured Methanobacterium sp. genome, one interval contains:
- a CDS encoding HD domain-containing protein has translation MLKKEEDFIEKLSSVRRISTSFVIASATIKTARNGKDYLEFSLTDKTGEITARMFPNRDAHEIFESINQKNIYAITGNVDEFPRNSQNFSIKIDSLKELDEEEYHLDDFIRTSDKDQKELIDEINSTIKNIDNIHFKNLLKAFFCDPDFVQEFSTAPSAKIYHHNYVGGLLEHTVEVLELCKTACHIFPEMDSDLLYTGAILHDVGKLKAYDYDLISIDISSEGKMLDHLFISADMVKEKINSLDVEMPGNLQTQLLHLVLSHHGEVRNGWGSPVDPKTPEAVALHHADNLDAKVKGLIQKLKG, from the coding sequence ATGTTAAAAAAAGAAGAGGATTTCATTGAAAAATTAAGCAGCGTAAGAAGGATCAGCACTTCATTTGTTATTGCCAGTGCAACTATCAAAACAGCCAGAAATGGGAAGGATTACCTTGAATTTAGTTTAACTGATAAAACTGGTGAAATAACAGCCAGGATGTTTCCCAATAGGGATGCCCATGAAATTTTTGAAAGTATTAATCAGAAAAATATCTACGCAATAACTGGTAATGTTGATGAGTTCCCTCGCAATTCCCAGAACTTCAGCATCAAAATTGATAGTTTGAAGGAACTGGATGAAGAAGAGTACCATCTTGATGACTTCATCAGGACCTCTGATAAAGACCAAAAAGAACTTATTGATGAAATTAACAGCACCATTAAAAATATAGACAACATCCACTTTAAAAATCTCCTCAAGGCATTCTTCTGTGACCCTGATTTTGTACAAGAATTTTCCACTGCGCCATCTGCAAAAATTTATCATCATAATTATGTGGGAGGGTTATTAGAGCACACCGTGGAAGTGTTAGAGTTGTGTAAAACCGCATGCCATATTTTCCCCGAGATGGACTCCGATTTACTCTACACCGGGGCAATACTGCATGATGTGGGTAAGTTAAAGGCTTATGACTATGATCTGATAAGCATTGACATTTCCAGTGAAGGAAAAATGTTAGATCATCTTTTCATATCTGCTGACATGGTTAAGGAAAAAATAAATTCTCTGGATGTGGAAATGCCTGGAAATCTTCAAACTCAGCTTTTACACCTGGTACTAAGTCATCACGGTGAAGTTCGTAATGGTTGGGGTTCTCCTGTTGATCCTAAAACTCCTGAGGCAGTAGCGCTGCACCATGCCGACAACTTAGATGCCAAGGTTAAGGGATTAATCCAAAAATTAAAGGGTTAA
- a CDS encoding nascent polypeptide-associated complex protein, whose amino-acid sequence MLPSAGMNPKQLKQMQRAMKQMGMDTKDVKGVSEVIIKFKNKELVITNPKVNLMNFMGQDTYQISGKSTERAIETELIIPDDDVDLVATQTGVSPEEARKALEETGGDLAEAILRLS is encoded by the coding sequence ATGTTACCCAGCGCAGGCATGAACCCCAAACAATTAAAACAGATGCAGAGAGCCATGAAACAGATGGGCATGGACACAAAAGATGTTAAAGGTGTCAGTGAAGTAATCATTAAATTTAAAAATAAAGAACTGGTAATTACTAATCCCAAGGTTAACCTCATGAACTTCATGGGTCAGGATACTTACCAGATATCTGGAAAAAGCACAGAAAGAGCAATTGAAACTGAACTTATAATACCAGATGATGATGTGGATCTAGTAGCCACCCAGACTGGTGTCAGCCCGGAAGAAGCCAGGAAAGCCCTTGAAGAAACTGGTGGTGACCTGGCCGAGGCTATACTGAGGTTAAGCTAA
- a CDS encoding MBL fold metallo-hydrolase has product MTSIDFFGGVDEIGGNKIRVQGNESSFFFDFGMGFSHANDYLSEFLQPRKANGICDFVELGLLPYIKGIYREDYLRHVGLPYPDKPSVDGVLISHSHVDHVAYVHHLREDIPIYLTKESHLILRALEETGAASFSEYLHLKKSFYLEPKKRGDGYMRSRANIVDRDIHIMDPYKKFEIGDFSIKSAPVDHSLPGASAFICKNQDETIVYTGDLRFHGRHPELTRKFIKEAKKAKPTIMISEGTRIDSERNISEIDIEKRAVDTVERCKGLVVVNYPVRDLDRLLTFYKVAEDTGRKLVISLKQAYILKLFNEISNEYPDLSEVMIYKPRKGWGLLGEDSFACVEDEWLCASDIDSAQCLRDYKKWERELLERDNVLTYQDLQKDPEEYIFRCDFFELKELIDIKPADGIYIKSSTEPFDEQMEINERKVREWLKLFNLPLKNKCFHASGHANGKEILDMIREINPEKLYPVHTTNKNKFLKLKEDGIDVVYPSLSK; this is encoded by the coding sequence TTGACCAGTATTGATTTTTTTGGCGGCGTGGATGAAATTGGGGGAAATAAGATCCGAGTCCAGGGTAATGAAAGTTCTTTCTTCTTTGATTTTGGAATGGGATTTTCACATGCTAACGATTACTTATCTGAATTCCTGCAACCACGAAAAGCCAATGGAATCTGTGACTTTGTAGAACTGGGCCTCTTACCCTATATAAAAGGCATTTATCGGGAGGATTACCTCCGGCACGTTGGCCTCCCCTACCCAGATAAACCCTCAGTAGATGGAGTTCTCATCAGCCACTCCCACGTGGACCACGTGGCTTACGTCCATCATTTACGGGAGGATATTCCCATTTACTTAACCAAGGAATCGCACCTTATTCTAAGGGCCCTGGAAGAAACTGGTGCAGCATCATTTTCTGAGTATCTCCATTTAAAAAAATCCTTTTATCTAGAACCGAAAAAACGTGGCGATGGTTACATGCGGTCCCGGGCCAATATAGTTGACCGTGACATCCACATTATGGATCCCTACAAAAAGTTTGAAATTGGAGACTTTAGTATTAAATCTGCACCGGTTGACCATTCACTGCCTGGTGCATCGGCATTTATTTGCAAAAATCAGGACGAAACCATTGTCTACACTGGTGACCTTCGTTTCCATGGGAGACATCCAGAACTCACCCGCAAATTCATTAAAGAAGCCAAGAAAGCCAAACCAACCATCATGATCAGTGAGGGTACCCGAATCGATAGTGAGCGGAATATCAGTGAGATTGACATTGAAAAGCGCGCGGTTGATACTGTAGAAAGATGTAAAGGTCTGGTGGTGGTTAACTACCCTGTACGGGATCTGGACCGTCTTTTAACTTTTTATAAAGTTGCGGAGGATACTGGACGGAAGCTGGTGATTAGTCTTAAGCAGGCTTATATTTTGAAGTTATTCAACGAAATCAGTAACGAGTATCCTGATTTATCGGAGGTTATGATTTACAAACCCCGTAAGGGCTGGGGTCTTCTGGGTGAGGATAGTTTTGCCTGTGTGGAGGATGAATGGTTGTGTGCCAGTGATATTGATTCTGCACAGTGCCTCAGGGACTACAAGAAATGGGAAAGGGAATTACTGGAAAGGGATAATGTCCTAACTTACCAGGACCTCCAAAAAGATCCAGAGGAGTACATATTCCGCTGTGACTTTTTTGAGCTAAAAGAGCTTATTGATATAAAACCCGCAGATGGTATATATATCAAGTCAAGCACCGAACCCTTTGATGAACAGATGGAAATAAATGAGAGGAAGGTTCGAGAATGGCTGAAGTTATTCAACTTACCCCTGAAAAATAAATGCTTCCATGCATCTGGGCACGCCAACGGGAAAGAGATTCTGGACATGATACGCGAAATAAATCCAGAAAAGTTATATCCAGTCCATACCACAAATAAAAATAAATTCCTAAAACTCAAGGAGGATGGGATTGATGTGGTTTATCCCAGCCTTAGTAAATAA
- a CDS encoding LL-diaminopimelate aminotransferase produces MAVKINENYLLIKSNYIFSEINQRVEKYQKDNPDADIIRMGIGDVTRPLPKAVTQKFTEAVHEMGDAKTFRGYGPEQGYDFLIEEIIKNDYVPRGIDLSSDEVFVSDGAKCDTGNIQEIFDLSSTVAVTDPVYPVYVESNVMAGRTGPMMDDGRYQKLVYIPCTEENGFIPELPETPVDLIYLCFPNNPTGMALTTEQLAQWVDYARENNSIILFDAAYEAYIQEDNIPHSIYEIEGAREVAIEFRSFSKNAGFTGTRCAYTVVPKEVMGFDSAGNPHSVNSLWNRRQTTKFNGVSYPIQVAACAVYSPEGRAEIRESIDYYMQNASIIRNSLKDIGLRVYGGVNSPYIWVKTPGDMNSWEFFDLLLDEAHIVGTPGVGFGPSGEGYLRLTAFNTLENTGKAMERISKLSL; encoded by the coding sequence ATGGCAGTTAAAATCAATGAAAACTATCTGTTAATTAAAAGCAACTATATTTTTTCTGAAATCAACCAGCGAGTTGAAAAATACCAGAAGGATAATCCCGATGCAGATATAATCAGGATGGGTATCGGAGATGTAACCCGACCCCTACCTAAAGCAGTTACTCAAAAATTTACAGAAGCAGTGCATGAAATGGGTGATGCAAAAACATTCCGGGGTTATGGTCCAGAGCAGGGTTATGATTTTCTGATTGAAGAAATTATAAAAAATGATTACGTCCCCCGTGGAATTGATCTATCATCTGATGAAGTTTTCGTCAGTGATGGTGCCAAATGTGATACGGGTAACATTCAGGAAATATTTGACCTATCCAGCACCGTGGCAGTTACTGATCCAGTATATCCAGTCTATGTGGAAAGCAATGTCATGGCTGGAAGAACCGGTCCCATGATGGATGATGGTCGTTACCAGAAACTGGTTTACATTCCCTGTACTGAAGAGAATGGATTTATCCCAGAACTTCCAGAAACACCAGTGGACCTGATTTATCTATGCTTCCCCAACAATCCTACTGGCATGGCACTGACCACTGAACAGCTGGCACAGTGGGTGGATTACGCCCGTGAAAACAATTCAATCATTCTCTTTGACGCTGCATATGAAGCTTACATCCAGGAAGATAACATTCCACACAGTATCTATGAAATTGAAGGTGCTCGTGAAGTGGCCATTGAATTCAGGAGCTTTTCTAAAAATGCTGGTTTCACCGGGACCCGCTGTGCTTACACTGTTGTTCCTAAGGAAGTTATGGGCTTTGACAGTGCAGGTAACCCACATTCAGTTAACAGTCTCTGGAACCGTCGCCAGACCACCAAGTTCAACGGTGTTTCCTATCCAATACAGGTGGCTGCCTGTGCAGTTTACTCACCTGAAGGACGTGCTGAGATCAGGGAGTCCATTGATTACTACATGCAAAATGCATCCATAATCCGGAACAGCTTGAAAGATATTGGTTTAAGAGTTTATGGTGGAGTTAATTCCCCCTACATCTGGGTTAAAACTCCCGGTGATATGAATTCATGGGAATTCTTTGACCTTTTACTGGATGAAGCCCATATAGTAGGAACTCCGGGTGTGGGATTCGGCCCTAGTGGTGAGGGTTATCTTAGATTAACTGCCTTTAACACCCTGGAAAATACAGGAAAAGCCATGGAAAGAATATCCAAGTTATCCCTCTAA
- a CDS encoding Mur ligase family protein: protein MKCVVIGAGNAGRPAARILNYAGHQVQITDEKEMEEFPESVQKTLHKMAEEGVDLQLGWDDPTNIEDVDAVYISPNIPKDSPIRHYLIDNELKLIINQDIAKIMDTAINSDVIGVTGTLGKTSTTHIISEIFESAGYNVWTCSSLSGNLLSEVIVDGIINGDHLKCDIAVLELPHGTIRLLSELKLKVGLITNIYSDHLSEFEGSLEKYINRKLMIVPSSEMIVASSQCRDKLPELSVLYYCSQNSDCDVSGYLKEGNIGIKYKLKGREGEFETEFNLKGYYFENSLAAATVALAYGLKEESIQKGLMKFKGIPGHLEYIGNYSDREIHFDAAFVPEGIISTLKQFSQEKESDLIILIDNPDSTNPRDKLEIGKVLGEYAQVIIASGYNETTGILDMKSAHEVLEGAKDSDALKIATEDMVTAGEYAIKHSKPGDIILHIGPGAITNYEDLKSKMMKGIEEGCKKYS from the coding sequence ATGAAGTGTGTCGTAATAGGTGCAGGTAACGCTGGGCGACCAGCAGCCAGGATTTTAAATTATGCTGGTCACCAGGTTCAAATAACAGATGAAAAGGAAATGGAGGAATTCCCAGAGAGTGTGCAAAAAACTCTCCATAAAATGGCAGAAGAAGGTGTAGATCTACAATTGGGATGGGATGACCCTACTAATATTGAAGATGTGGATGCAGTGTACATTTCTCCAAACATACCTAAAGATTCTCCAATCCGACATTACTTGATTGATAATGAATTAAAATTAATTATAAATCAGGATATTGCTAAAATAATGGATACTGCCATAAATAGTGATGTAATTGGAGTAACCGGGACCTTGGGAAAAACCAGCACCACTCATATAATCTCTGAAATCTTTGAAAGTGCCGGATACAATGTCTGGACCTGTTCATCCCTTTCTGGCAATTTACTCAGTGAAGTGATTGTGGATGGGATCATCAATGGTGATCACCTTAAATGCGATATTGCGGTTTTAGAATTACCCCATGGTACTATTCGTCTTTTATCTGAGTTAAAACTTAAAGTGGGTTTAATAACCAATATTTATTCGGACCATCTATCTGAGTTTGAAGGTTCCTTGGAAAAATATATCAATAGAAAGTTAATGATAGTCCCCTCCAGTGAAATGATAGTTGCTAGTTCCCAGTGCAGGGACAAACTCCCGGAGCTCAGTGTGTTATATTACTGCTCACAGAACAGTGATTGTGATGTTTCAGGTTACCTTAAAGAGGGGAATATTGGAATTAAATATAAATTAAAAGGGCGTGAAGGGGAATTTGAAACAGAATTCAACCTAAAAGGATATTACTTTGAAAACTCCCTTGCAGCTGCTACTGTTGCTTTAGCTTATGGTTTAAAAGAAGAATCCATCCAGAAAGGTTTAATGAAGTTTAAAGGAATTCCTGGACATTTAGAATACATTGGTAATTATTCGGACCGTGAAATTCATTTCGATGCTGCTTTCGTCCCAGAAGGAATTATTTCTACTTTAAAACAGTTTTCACAGGAGAAAGAGTCTGATTTAATAATATTAATTGACAATCCTGACAGTACCAATCCCAGAGACAAGCTGGAAATAGGAAAAGTACTGGGAGAATATGCCCAGGTAATCATTGCCAGTGGATATAATGAAACCACGGGTATTCTGGACATGAAATCCGCACATGAAGTACTGGAAGGAGCAAAAGATTCTGATGCACTTAAAATAGCCACTGAAGACATGGTTACTGCGGGTGAATACGCTATTAAACATTCAAAACCTGGAGATATCATATTGCATATCGGTCCAGGTGCAATAACCAATTATGAAGATCTAAAATCAAAAATGATGAAGGGAATAGAAGAGGGGTGCAAAAAATATTCTTAA
- a CDS encoding Zc3h12a-like ribonuclease — translation MQVIVDASNVAHFGKKDGQPSLAKLLKSVKALEKLGYHPILIADASLRHEIDEKEEFNKLLDEEKVHQVPSGTNADHYILNLAEEEDAKILSNDAFREFYDEFRDINSRRIPYSFKGDNIVIGSSAQPKKIKNILQKISTQTLSEFEKKGYDSYKLKKNKKLSGIAVAKEAIDRISKTKDEGIDSKIEGMFMKIPLFDKVMKMVEDAERTSDFIIFVLVSPRDYRDAVRNAGNIAVTVGDRLKLDHAPLVAVRNDLFTKPGTFELNIIYSDEILEESPFDVNITINDHDYSFVKKNSRNIASTVAARLGTWKFPIVSVKPSMLMEKPGHYDINLDKGGDK, via the coding sequence TTGCAGGTAATTGTGGATGCATCTAACGTAGCCCACTTCGGAAAAAAGGATGGACAACCCAGCCTAGCTAAATTGCTGAAATCAGTAAAGGCACTGGAAAAATTAGGATACCATCCTATTCTCATCGCTGATGCGTCGCTCAGACACGAAATCGATGAGAAGGAAGAATTCAACAAACTCCTTGATGAGGAAAAAGTGCACCAGGTGCCCTCAGGCACCAACGCAGATCACTACATCCTGAATCTGGCTGAAGAGGAAGATGCTAAAATATTATCCAATGATGCCTTCCGTGAGTTTTACGATGAATTCAGGGATATTAACAGTCGCAGAATTCCATATAGCTTTAAAGGGGACAATATAGTAATAGGGAGTTCTGCTCAGCCTAAAAAGATCAAAAATATCCTGCAAAAAATTTCTACCCAGACCCTTTCTGAGTTTGAGAAAAAGGGTTATGATTCATATAAACTTAAGAAAAATAAGAAACTTTCTGGTATTGCAGTTGCTAAAGAGGCAATCGATCGCATATCCAAGACTAAAGATGAGGGTATAGATTCTAAAATTGAAGGAATGTTCATGAAAATACCCCTGTTTGATAAGGTCATGAAGATGGTGGAAGATGCTGAAAGAACCAGTGACTTCATCATATTTGTACTGGTCAGTCCTCGTGACTACCGGGATGCAGTAAGAAATGCAGGTAACATTGCAGTGACTGTAGGGGACCGTTTGAAACTAGACCATGCCCCACTGGTGGCGGTTCGTAACGATTTATTCACCAAACCAGGGACTTTCGAGCTGAATATTATTTACTCTGATGAAATACTGGAAGAATCACCATTTGATGTGAATATCACCATAAATGATCATGACTACTCCTTTGTTAAGAAAAACTCCCGAAATATAGCCAGTACAGTCGCTGCACGGTTAGGGACTTGGAAGTTCCCCATAGTATCAGTAAAACCGAGCATGCTGATGGAAAAACCCGGACACTATGATATAAATCTGGACAAGGGAGGAGACAAGTAG
- a CDS encoding HEAT repeat domain-containing protein, translating into MGYLICQECGGYYKLEKGESKEDFVSCECYGSLTYVEYIDDYLHENNKSNKDFPENTQIKSSNSQSANDVKPNNLLHNSDSTSEDVFEGVIPQKKEIFESSGFSYFRGSEESSSVKNRAYYRKISSKNIKPDIKKLKLIKDVNGIIEALSYNDPEVKLESVQALGAMGDERALKHLDKLKNEEKGILKTYAENAISHIESKNKGFKSKNRAYYQKEYNKETARKSDENKQNDRISNPIDQTINNIKERTSIKTPKTSNDSHHEDIKRVVKGSAGEKGTISEDKIAQTQDIPESKNIFRTNNPPGANDTSRVKDTSRVKDTSRIKGASGAKDISRTKDTSRTKAASRTKDTSRTKAVSGAKDTSGIKDGPTLKDVSATKDIPETGTGNMNIQMTKGLPGKTDNVNKINETEGINDDDNYFIQFLGIKNTDKPLIGFIFLFIVFLGMGVVLTMGYK; encoded by the coding sequence ATGGGATATTTGATATGTCAAGAATGTGGTGGCTATTATAAACTTGAAAAAGGCGAATCAAAAGAAGATTTCGTCTCTTGTGAATGTTATGGTTCTTTAACATACGTTGAGTATATTGATGACTATTTACATGAAAATAATAAGTCTAATAAAGATTTTCCTGAAAATACTCAGATTAAATCAAGTAATAGTCAATCTGCTAACGATGTTAAACCTAATAATTTATTGCATAATTCTGATTCCACTTCTGAGGATGTTTTTGAAGGTGTAATCCCTCAAAAAAAAGAAATATTTGAATCCTCAGGTTTTTCATATTTCAGGGGTTCTGAAGAGAGTTCATCTGTAAAAAATAGAGCTTATTACCGGAAAATTAGTTCTAAAAATATAAAGCCTGATATAAAAAAATTAAAGCTTATTAAAGATGTTAACGGCATTATTGAAGCCCTAAGTTACAATGATCCAGAGGTTAAACTTGAATCTGTCCAGGCACTGGGTGCTATGGGTGATGAAAGGGCTTTGAAACATCTGGATAAATTAAAGAACGAAGAAAAGGGTATCCTAAAAACTTATGCTGAAAATGCAATTTCTCACATAGAATCCAAAAATAAAGGATTTAAATCCAAAAACCGTGCTTATTACCAAAAAGAGTATAATAAAGAAACTGCTAGAAAATCTGATGAAAATAAACAGAATGATCGAATTAGTAATCCTATTGATCAAACTATAAACAACATTAAGGAAAGAACATCAATTAAAACTCCCAAAACATCCAATGATTCTCATCACGAGGATATAAAACGTGTTGTGAAGGGTAGTGCTGGTGAAAAAGGCACAATATCTGAGGATAAAATTGCGCAGACTCAAGATATTCCTGAATCTAAAAATATTTTCAGGACCAATAATCCTCCTGGGGCTAATGATACCTCTAGGGTTAAGGATACCTCTAGGGTTAAGGATACTTCTAGGATTAAGGGTGCTTCTGGGGCTAAAGATATTTCTAGGACTAAGGATACTTCTAGGACTAAGGCTGCTTCTAGGACTAAGGATACTTCTAGGACTAAGGCTGTTTCTGGGGCTAAAGATACTTCTGGGATTAAGGATGGTCCTACGCTTAAAGATGTTTCAGCGACAAAAGATATTCCTGAGACTGGAACTGGAAATATGAATATTCAAATGACTAAAGGGCTTCCTGGAAAAACGGATAATGTTAATAAAATCAATGAAACTGAAGGAATAAATGATGATGATAACTATTTCATACAGTTTTTAGGTATCAAAAACACTGATAAACCGTTGATAGGCTTTATTTTTCTTTTCATCGTATTTTTAGGAATGGGAGTAGTTCTCACTATGGGCTACAAGTGA
- the rfbD gene encoding dTDP-4-dehydrorhamnose reductase: MKVMIIGAEGMLGHDLEDILSSEHDISTTTIYTLDITDIDKTIETVKNINPDVVVHAAAFTDVDGSESNVDLAYKVNSLGTRNVAVACREADSALVYICTDYVFDGTKGTPYREYDQTNPLSVYGQTKHQGEVYIRDILDKFYIVRTAWLYGYHGPNFVTTMLKLAENHDSLSVVSDQIGTPTYTVDLAKAINQLIKKPAYGIYHVTNSDHCSWYEYAQLIFENAGIEIDLKPVTTEEFGSPAPRPLYSVLDNYNWKMEGFPEIRSYKDALKEYMGLL, from the coding sequence ATGAAAGTGATGATTATAGGTGCAGAAGGAATGTTAGGACATGATCTGGAAGATATTTTGTCTTCTGAGCATGATATAAGCACTACTACTATTTACACTCTGGATATAACTGACATTGATAAAACAATTGAAACAGTGAAAAATATCAACCCTGATGTGGTGGTGCATGCTGCAGCTTTCACCGATGTTGATGGCAGTGAATCCAATGTTGATTTAGCATACAAGGTAAATTCACTTGGAACCCGGAATGTGGCTGTGGCCTGCCGTGAAGCAGACAGTGCACTGGTTTATATATGCACAGATTATGTGTTCGATGGAACCAAAGGCACCCCCTACCGTGAATATGACCAGACAAACCCACTGAGTGTTTACGGACAGACCAAACACCAGGGAGAAGTTTACATCCGTGATATCCTGGATAAATTCTACATTGTCAGGACTGCATGGTTATATGGTTATCATGGCCCTAACTTTGTTACCACCATGCTAAAATTAGCAGAAAACCATGATAGTTTATCTGTGGTCAGCGATCAAATTGGAACTCCCACCTACACTGTGGATCTGGCTAAGGCCATTAACCAACTCATTAAAAAACCGGCTTATGGTATTTACCATGTAACCAACAGTGACCATTGCTCCTGGTATGAATACGCCCAGTTGATCTTTGAAAATGCAGGCATTGAAATTGATTTAAAACCAGTGACCACTGAAGAATTCGGTAGTCCAGCCCCCCGACCGTTATATTCTGTTCTGGATAATTACAACTGGAAAATGGAAGGTTTCCCAGAGATCAGAAGTTATAAAGACGCTCTAAAAGAGTATATGGGACTTTTATAG
- the argJ gene encoding bifunctional ornithine acetyltransferase/N-acetylglutamate synthase produces MKKIEGGICSVEGVKAAGACEDNYGVAIIHYPGSSAAAVFTKNEVQAAPIIITRESVKDGKISAIVANSGNANCFTGKEGIDHAKIMTLQVAEELNIPQADVAVASTGIIGRQLPIPIISKLITDALRRLESSPESSRNAAEAIMTTDTYPKEFAVETTLNNGETIRIGGITKGSGMIAPNMGTMLSFLTTDIEADPKELEKALKESVEKTFNMVVVDGDQSTNDIVTLLSRPGHGNIDENFQEALDYLCSELAKMMAKDGEGATKYMEVEVKGAKTLDEARIGAKSIVKSPLVKTALFGADPNWGRIVAAVGYSGASMDEDTISVRLEEGERFVDIVDNGKIMAFEGTEELELAESIMEREEIKITVDLAIGDFNATAYGCDLSYDYVRINSEYST; encoded by the coding sequence ATGAAAAAAATTGAAGGTGGGATATGTTCAGTGGAAGGAGTGAAGGCAGCTGGGGCCTGTGAAGATAATTATGGAGTAGCAATTATCCATTACCCTGGAAGTAGTGCTGCAGCGGTGTTTACCAAAAATGAAGTTCAAGCCGCCCCTATTATTATCACCCGTGAATCAGTTAAAGACGGAAAAATCTCAGCAATTGTTGCCAACAGTGGTAATGCCAACTGTTTCACCGGTAAAGAAGGTATTGATCATGCTAAGATCATGACTTTACAAGTTGCTGAAGAACTCAACATCCCCCAGGCAGATGTTGCAGTAGCTTCTACTGGAATCATCGGCCGCCAATTACCAATACCCATCATCAGCAAACTCATCACTGACGCCCTGCGAAGACTTGAAAGTTCCCCTGAATCATCGAGAAATGCTGCAGAGGCTATAATGACCACTGACACTTACCCAAAGGAATTTGCAGTTGAAACCACCTTGAATAACGGGGAAACCATCCGTATTGGGGGTATCACCAAGGGTTCGGGAATGATCGCCCCTAACATGGGGACCATGCTTTCTTTTTTAACTACGGATATTGAAGCTGACCCCAAAGAACTTGAAAAGGCATTAAAGGAATCTGTTGAAAAAACATTTAACATGGTGGTTGTTGATGGTGACCAGAGCACCAACGACATAGTTACTCTATTATCCCGACCTGGACATGGAAACATTGACGAAAACTTCCAGGAAGCACTGGACTACCTGTGCAGTGAACTGGCCAAGATGATGGCCAAAGATGGTGAAGGTGCAACTAAATACATGGAAGTAGAAGTCAAAGGTGCTAAAACATTAGATGAAGCCCGAATTGGCGCAAAATCAATTGTAAAGTCACCTCTTGTAAAAACTGCCCTTTTTGGAGCTGATCCTAACTGGGGCCGTATAGTGGCAGCGGTGGGATACTCCGGAGCCAGCATGGACGAAGATACCATAAGCGTCCGCTTAGAAGAAGGGGAACGATTTGTTGATATTGTGGATAATGGCAAAATAATGGCCTTTGAAGGGACCGAAGAGCTTGAACTGGCTGAAAGTATAATGGAACGGGAAGAAATAAAAATAACCGTTGACCTGGCCATTGGAGATTTCAATGCAACTGCTTATGGTTGTGACCTCAGTTATGACTACGTACGCATAAATTCTGAATACTCCACCTGA
- a CDS encoding metallophosphoesterase, which produces MALIAHISDMHVGALAFHEELMLDAIDRINNMGVDATIVTGDLTDNGYYNELKLAAEYLGQFKTPLLVVPGNHDSRHLGNIGFEEIIKERYGTLKVKNHGFKVIGLDSSEPDLNYGKVGRSQQSFMEDAMKNASKEGLFKIIALHHHIIPVPRTGRERNVLSDAGDILMSLIENKADLVLSGHKHVPHTWIVHETVFATAGTVSSFKLRGKDTPSFNTINIDEEHIDILLNTADGETHPLAKYENRCR; this is translated from the coding sequence ATGGCATTAATTGCCCATATTTCTGATATGCATGTAGGGGCATTGGCTTTTCACGAGGAGCTGATGCTGGATGCCATTGACCGGATTAACAATATGGGGGTTGATGCTACCATAGTTACCGGTGATTTAACAGATAATGGCTATTACAATGAGCTGAAACTGGCTGCAGAATACCTTGGACAGTTCAAAACACCACTTTTGGTGGTACCTGGAAACCATGACTCCCGCCATCTGGGAAACATTGGCTTTGAAGAAATTATAAAGGAACGATACGGTACACTCAAGGTTAAAAATCATGGTTTCAAGGTAATTGGACTGGACAGCAGTGAACCCGATCTCAACTATGGTAAGGTGGGCCGGTCACAGCAAAGCTTCATGGAAGATGCTATGAAAAATGCATCAAAGGAAGGTTTATTCAAAATCATTGCATTACACCATCACATTATTCCTGTACCCCGTACAGGCCGTGAAAGGAATGTTTTAAGTGATGCTGGTGATATATTAATGTCATTGATAGAAAATAAAGCAGACCTGGTCCTATCCGGGCATAAACATGTTCCCCACACATGGATCGTTCATGAAACTGTCTTTGCCACTGCTGGAACAGTTTCTTCCTTTAAACTCAGGGGGAAAGATACACCCTCCTTTAATACAATTAATATAGATGAAGAACATATAGATATCCTCTTGAACACTGCCGATGGTGAAACCCACCCTCTGGCAAAGTATGAAAACAGGTGTAGGTGA